One genomic segment of Paenibacillus xylanexedens includes these proteins:
- the fumC gene encoding class II fumarate hydratase — MEYRIERDTLGEMKVPADRLWGAQTQRSKENFPIGSEHMPMEVIRALAILKKSAAASNHKLGKLSAAKSDAIAYAADEIIAGRIDDHFPLVVWQTGSGTQSNMNVNEVIANLGNQLLEQKGKEERLHPNDDVNMSQSSNDTFPTALHVAGVLAVEDQLLPAIAVLKATFADKSEAFKDIIKIGRTHLQDATPITLGQEISGWEAMLGKSERMIRESVQYLKELAIGGTAVGTGINAHPDFGDFTAKEIGKHTGKDFVSAPNKFHALTSHDEVVYAHGAVKALAADLMKIANDVRWLASGPRSGLGEIRIPENEPGSSIMPGKVNPTQSEAITMVVTQVMGNDAAIGFAASQGNFELNVFKPVIIYNFLQSVQLLADSIIAFNDKCAVGIEPNLDQIEHNLNNSLMLVTALNPHIGYENAAKIAKLAHKEGLSLKQATLQTGLLTEEQFDQYVDPAKMIAPKA; from the coding sequence GTGGAATACCGCATTGAGAGAGATACGTTAGGCGAAATGAAAGTACCAGCCGACAGGCTGTGGGGAGCTCAGACGCAGCGCAGCAAGGAGAACTTCCCGATTGGCAGTGAACATATGCCGATGGAAGTTATCCGCGCTCTTGCCATTTTGAAAAAAAGTGCTGCGGCCAGTAACCATAAATTAGGTAAATTATCTGCGGCTAAGTCCGATGCTATTGCTTATGCAGCAGACGAGATTATTGCCGGCCGAATTGATGACCATTTCCCATTGGTAGTATGGCAGACTGGTAGCGGAACACAATCCAATATGAACGTGAACGAAGTGATTGCCAATCTGGGGAACCAACTGCTGGAGCAAAAGGGCAAGGAAGAGCGTCTGCATCCAAATGATGACGTGAATATGTCCCAGAGCTCCAACGATACATTCCCAACGGCTCTGCATGTCGCAGGTGTTCTGGCTGTTGAGGATCAACTCTTGCCGGCCATTGCGGTATTAAAAGCCACTTTTGCAGACAAGTCGGAGGCATTCAAGGATATTATCAAGATTGGACGTACCCACCTCCAGGATGCAACACCAATTACGCTTGGCCAGGAGATCAGTGGTTGGGAAGCCATGCTGGGCAAGAGTGAGCGTATGATCCGTGAAAGTGTACAGTACCTGAAGGAGCTTGCAATCGGCGGTACAGCTGTCGGAACGGGCATTAATGCGCATCCGGACTTTGGGGACTTCACTGCCAAGGAGATTGGCAAACATACGGGGAAAGATTTTGTATCTGCACCTAACAAATTCCACGCACTTACAAGTCATGATGAAGTTGTGTATGCGCACGGTGCGGTTAAAGCGCTCGCAGCTGATTTGATGAAAATTGCCAATGATGTCCGCTGGTTGGCCAGTGGCCCTCGTAGTGGATTGGGCGAGATCCGTATTCCTGAGAATGAGCCAGGCAGCTCCATTATGCCGGGGAAAGTCAACCCAACTCAGAGCGAGGCCATTACTATGGTGGTTACGCAGGTCATGGGTAATGATGCAGCGATTGGTTTCGCGGCAAGTCAGGGTAATTTTGAACTGAATGTATTCAAACCGGTTATCATCTATAACTTCCTGCAATCCGTGCAACTCCTGGCGGACTCCATTATTGCGTTTAATGACAAGTGTGCCGTAGGCATCGAGCCTAACCTGGATCAGATTGAACATAATCTGAACAACTCGCTTATGCTGGTTACAGCGCTCAACCCGCATATTGGTTATGAGAATGCAGCCAAAATCGCGAAGCTTGCACATAAAGAAGGCTTGTCTTTGAAACAGGCGACGTTACAAACGGGCCTGCTTACCGAAGAGCAATTTGATCAATATGTCGATCCAGCCAAAATGATCGCTCCAAAGGCCTAA
- a CDS encoding aldose 1-epimerase, whose product MTQQNAAFEEQFGGIPAIWLRFNQFEAAVIPSVGANLVAFRDTEKGFRYLREPNQDQMDEFMAAPAVYGIPILSPPNRYEDGRFPWNGKVYQLPVNEPATGNHLHGFLHDAEWKVEGYGSDQLESYVLLSQDVKEGHTFHQYLPFTFTVTLRYSLSSQGLQQQLIVRNNGTEYMPNLFAFHTAIAVPFAPDSQASDYTAKVTIGQRRELNERSLPTGQFQPLTPEEEQLKKDGVSPFFAAMDNHYTAEPQNGRNYMELTDHRTGDKLVYDVGTSYKHWMIWNNNMGGEFFCPEPQMNLVNAPNVEGIPAEEIGLIGLEPGELFEQSSRLYPIASQK is encoded by the coding sequence ATGACACAGCAAAATGCAGCATTTGAAGAACAATTTGGAGGGATACCAGCCATTTGGCTTCGTTTTAATCAGTTTGAAGCGGCAGTTATTCCAAGCGTGGGTGCCAACCTCGTTGCTTTCCGTGATACAGAAAAGGGTTTCCGTTATTTGAGAGAGCCGAATCAGGATCAGATGGATGAGTTTATGGCTGCACCTGCGGTCTATGGAATTCCGATTCTTTCTCCACCGAACCGTTATGAGGATGGACGCTTCCCCTGGAATGGTAAAGTCTATCAGTTGCCTGTGAACGAACCGGCTACAGGTAACCATTTGCATGGATTTTTGCATGATGCCGAGTGGAAGGTTGAGGGATACGGTTCGGATCAGCTGGAGAGTTATGTGTTGCTTAGCCAGGACGTGAAAGAAGGGCATACATTCCATCAGTACCTGCCGTTTACGTTCACAGTGACACTCCGTTATTCTTTGAGTAGCCAAGGACTTCAGCAACAATTGATCGTCCGCAACAACGGGACTGAATATATGCCGAATTTGTTTGCATTCCACACGGCGATTGCTGTACCTTTTGCACCGGACAGTCAAGCCTCGGATTACACGGCCAAAGTTACGATTGGACAACGTCGTGAATTGAATGAGCGTTCCCTGCCAACAGGACAATTTCAACCGCTTACACCTGAGGAAGAACAATTGAAGAAAGACGGGGTTAGTCCGTTCTTTGCTGCCATGGATAATCATTACACGGCGGAACCGCAGAATGGACGTAACTATATGGAACTTACGGATCACCGTACTGGAGACAAACTGGTATACGATGTGGGTACCTCCTACAAGCACTGGATGATCTGGAACAATAACATGGGTGGCGAATTCTTCTGTCCTGAACCACAGATGAACCTGGTTAACGCTCCTAATGTTGAAGGCATTCCAGCGGAAGAAATCGGATTGATCGGTCTGGAACCAGGTGAACTATTCGAACAGAGTAGCCGATTGTATCCAATTGCGTCACAAAAATAA
- a CDS encoding MBL fold metallo-hydrolase: MASDNLITEGLTGLEEVAPDILSLRTLFVNVVFIGEPGSRNWVLVDTGMARFTDHIVQVATERFQGPPSAIILTHGHFDHVGTVIELEQFWGVPVYAHPLEIPYLTGLKDYPPADPSVGGGLMSRLSFAYPNEAINLDDRIFSLPKDHSVPGLSGWEWVHTPGHTPGHVSLFREADRLLIAGDAIITVKQESLWSVLLQDKQLHGPPSYFTTDWQAAHQSVQHIRHLEPKLAITGHGHALSGDMLSESLKRLDLDFEESTVPDHGKYVD, from the coding sequence ATGGCATCTGACAATCTGATTACAGAAGGGTTGACGGGACTTGAAGAAGTCGCGCCCGATATTCTCAGTCTACGTACACTATTCGTTAATGTCGTGTTCATCGGAGAGCCAGGAAGCAGGAACTGGGTCCTCGTGGACACCGGAATGGCGAGGTTCACAGATCATATTGTTCAGGTTGCAACAGAACGATTTCAAGGTCCGCCGTCTGCGATCATTTTGACACACGGTCACTTCGACCATGTAGGAACGGTTATTGAGCTGGAACAATTCTGGGGTGTGCCAGTGTATGCCCATCCGCTTGAAATTCCGTATTTAACGGGATTAAAAGATTACCCGCCAGCGGACCCTTCTGTAGGTGGAGGTCTAATGTCCAGGTTGTCATTCGCTTATCCTAATGAGGCAATCAATCTGGATGATCGGATATTCAGTTTACCCAAAGATCATTCTGTTCCAGGTCTATCAGGATGGGAGTGGGTGCACACGCCAGGTCATACGCCTGGACATGTGTCGCTGTTTCGAGAAGCAGACCGTTTGTTAATTGCGGGAGACGCAATCATCACAGTGAAGCAGGAGTCGCTGTGGAGTGTGTTGCTTCAGGACAAACAGTTGCATGGCCCACCTTCCTATTTTACAACCGATTGGCAGGCTGCTCATCAATCTGTCCAGCATATAAGGCATCTGGAGCCGAAACTTGCGATTACCGGGCATGGGCATGCCTTGAGCGGAGATATGCTGAGTGAATCCTTGAAGCGGCTTGATCTGGACTTTGAAGAGAGCACTGTGCCGGATCACGGCAAATATGTGGATTAA
- a CDS encoding aminopeptidase — protein MNTFETNLQQYAELAVQVGVNVHPGQTLVVNAPISAAHFVRLIVKAAYGKGAKLVKVNWSDETVTRLHYDLAPDEAFSIEPKWFAAEMTELVEEGAAILHVIAENPDLLNGVAQERIITSQKVRGKALEKYRSYQMADKFSWSIVAVPSPEWAAKVFPDLPEAQQVDRLWDVIFKTVRIGEQDAVAEWKTHLQNLDSRADLLNNKKYKKLHYTAPGTDLTIELPEGHIWVSGGSVNEQGHVFIANMPTEEVFTAPLKTGVNGTVRSTKPLSYGGNLIDGFSLTFENGRIVDYTADQGLDALKNLIEIDDGAHYLGEVALVPHQSPISDTNILFYNTLFDENASNHLAIGNAYAFCLEGGKTMSKEELIERGMNSSLTHVDFMIGSGEMNIHGVTSEGTEEPIFLQGNWAF, from the coding sequence ATGAATACTTTTGAAACGAATCTGCAGCAATATGCTGAACTGGCTGTACAAGTCGGTGTCAATGTCCATCCTGGGCAAACACTCGTGGTTAACGCTCCAATCTCGGCAGCACATTTTGTACGACTGATTGTCAAAGCAGCTTACGGTAAAGGTGCGAAATTGGTCAAAGTAAACTGGAGTGATGAAACCGTTACACGTCTTCATTACGATCTTGCACCTGATGAAGCCTTCTCCATTGAACCAAAATGGTTTGCAGCTGAAATGACTGAACTCGTTGAAGAAGGTGCCGCTATTCTGCACGTCATCGCTGAAAATCCGGATCTGCTGAACGGTGTAGCTCAGGAACGCATTATTACTAGCCAAAAAGTGCGCGGCAAAGCGCTCGAAAAATATCGTTCTTATCAGATGGCTGACAAATTCAGCTGGTCTATCGTGGCCGTTCCTTCTCCGGAATGGGCAGCTAAAGTGTTCCCGGATCTGCCGGAAGCGCAACAAGTGGACCGCCTGTGGGATGTCATTTTCAAAACGGTACGGATCGGTGAGCAGGATGCTGTTGCCGAATGGAAAACCCATTTGCAAAACCTGGATTCCCGCGCTGATCTGCTGAACAACAAAAAATACAAAAAGCTACACTATACAGCTCCAGGCACAGACTTGACCATTGAACTTCCAGAAGGCCATATCTGGGTATCCGGTGGAAGTGTGAATGAGCAAGGACATGTCTTTATTGCCAATATGCCTACGGAAGAAGTATTCACGGCTCCGCTGAAAACGGGTGTTAACGGTACAGTGCGCAGCACGAAACCACTGAGCTACGGCGGCAACCTGATTGACGGATTCTCACTAACATTCGAGAACGGCCGAATTGTTGACTATACCGCCGATCAAGGTCTCGATGCACTCAAAAACCTGATTGAGATAGATGATGGCGCACACTATCTGGGTGAAGTAGCCCTCGTTCCACATCAGTCCCCAATTTCCGATACCAATATTTTGTTCTACAATACTTTGTTTGATGAAAATGCCTCCAACCATTTGGCGATTGGTAATGCCTATGCCTTCTGTCTGGAAGGTGGTAAAACGATGTCCAAAGAGGAACTGATTGAACGTGGCATGAACTCCAGTCTCACTCATGTAGACTTCATGATTGGATCCGGAGAAATGAACATTCACGGCGTGACCTCCGAAGGTACGGAAGAGCCGATCTTCCTGCAAGGAAACTGGGCATTTTAA
- a CDS encoding aminopeptidase: MLSFEQKLDRYAELAVRVGANVQPGQVFVISAMIDTAEFVRLLVRKGYEAGAKQVIVKYGDETVNRLRFEMAPEESFQEPPKWHAAELEELAANNAAFLTVLSSSPDLMKGIDPERISTQQRTYGQAMAKYRQYQQADKMSWTGVACPSSDWAAKVFPDLPAAEQVSQLWEAIFAAVRADLEDPVAAWEQHIERLETKAVALNNKKYQALHFLSPGTDLTVELPEGHIWAQAGSVNEQGTPFVANIPTEEVFTAPAKHGVNGKVSSTKPLSYGGSIIDRFSLTFENGRIIDFHAEEGQDTLERLISMDEGSHYLGEVALVPFHSPISESGILYYTTLYDENASCHLAIGSSYAFNIEGGKTMSPEELAARGMNTSITHVDFMMGSPETDIYGITANGEREAIFLKGDWAF; this comes from the coding sequence ATGTTAAGTTTTGAACAAAAACTGGATCGTTACGCTGAACTTGCTGTAAGAGTAGGTGCTAACGTGCAACCAGGACAAGTATTTGTCATCTCTGCGATGATTGATACCGCTGAATTTGTACGTTTGCTGGTACGTAAGGGATATGAAGCTGGAGCCAAGCAGGTGATTGTAAAATACGGAGATGAAACCGTCAATCGATTGCGGTTTGAGATGGCCCCTGAGGAATCCTTCCAAGAGCCGCCGAAATGGCATGCAGCGGAGCTTGAAGAACTGGCAGCCAATAATGCAGCCTTTCTGACCGTATTGTCATCCAGCCCAGACCTGATGAAAGGTATTGACCCGGAGCGGATTTCCACCCAGCAGCGTACATATGGTCAGGCGATGGCCAAGTACCGTCAGTATCAACAGGCGGATAAAATGAGCTGGACGGGTGTGGCTTGTCCTTCCTCCGATTGGGCAGCCAAAGTATTCCCGGATCTCCCGGCAGCCGAGCAGGTTAGCCAGCTGTGGGAAGCCATTTTTGCTGCAGTGAGAGCCGATCTGGAGGACCCTGTAGCGGCTTGGGAACAGCATATTGAACGACTGGAGACCAAAGCCGTTGCCCTGAACAACAAGAAGTATCAAGCATTACATTTCCTCTCCCCGGGGACGGATCTTACTGTCGAGCTTCCAGAAGGTCATATCTGGGCGCAGGCAGGTAGCGTGAATGAGCAAGGCACCCCTTTTGTCGCGAATATCCCGACAGAGGAAGTATTCACCGCTCCAGCCAAACATGGCGTTAATGGCAAAGTGTCCAGCACCAAACCACTCAGCTATGGCGGCAGTATTATTGATCGTTTTTCACTCACATTTGAGAACGGACGTATCATTGATTTTCATGCTGAAGAAGGTCAGGATACGCTGGAAAGACTCATTTCCATGGATGAAGGATCTCATTACCTCGGCGAAGTCGCTTTGGTTCCCTTCCATTCACCGATCTCTGAGAGTGGCATCCTGTATTACACTACATTGTATGATGAGAATGCGTCTTGCCATCTTGCGATTGGCAGTTCCTATGCATTCAATATCGAAGGTGGCAAAACGATGTCTCCTGAAGAGCTTGCAGCTCGTGGCATGAACACCAGCATCACCCATGTGGACTTCATGATGGGCTCTCCCGAGACGGACATCTACGGTATCACGGCAAACGGCGAACGTGAAGCCATCTTCCTTAAGGGAGACTGGGCGTTCTAA
- a CDS encoding RNA polymerase sigma factor, producing MANRLQLLLASDFHNLGSALQEEVYYEYYNMVHGLIVYIIKERAAAEDIIQEAFIKIIKNKPIFEDEVKLKAWLKVVTRNTAINYLRKNKNNRNQLDTDSVFIDMETMNQTAASVESMVETQMMEESIEYYLGQLKPEYRVLVELRWKKGLSYREMAELLDTSEDIVKQRLFRARGSIKKKLHKEWGGSIEQRQVR from the coding sequence ATGGCCAATCGGCTCCAGTTATTACTAGCCTCAGATTTCCATAATTTAGGCTCTGCACTTCAAGAAGAAGTGTATTATGAATATTATAATATGGTACATGGTCTTATCGTTTATATCATCAAGGAGCGTGCTGCAGCAGAAGATATTATTCAGGAAGCTTTTATCAAAATCATTAAAAACAAACCCATCTTTGAAGACGAGGTCAAACTGAAAGCCTGGCTCAAGGTCGTCACACGGAACACAGCTATTAATTATCTGAGAAAAAATAAAAATAACCGTAACCAATTGGATACGGATAGTGTTTTTATAGATATGGAGACGATGAATCAGACCGCAGCTTCCGTGGAAAGCATGGTAGAAACGCAGATGATGGAAGAGTCTATTGAATATTATCTCGGACAGCTCAAACCGGAATATCGTGTACTGGTGGAGTTACGGTGGAAAAAAGGTCTCTCTTACCGAGAGATGGCCGAACTGCTGGATACCTCCGAAGACATTGTGAAGCAACGCTTGTTCAGAGCCCGTGGCAGTATCAAGAAGAAATTACATAAGGAATGGGGTGGAAGCATTGAGCAAAGGCAAGTCCGATAA
- a CDS encoding hemolysin family protein, which yields MNGFFVSAEFAMVKVRGSRIEALVETGNKNAIYASNIVRNLDAYLSACQLGITLASLGLGWLGEPAIAHLLEPMFTAFGLGPVYVHGISIAIAFVIITILHIVLGELAPKTMAIRKSETITLWSAALLTFFYKLMYPFIWALNGMANGLLRLFRIAPASEIDSAHSEDEIRILMKESNKSGLIDNTELALVDNIFDFTDTTAREIMIPRTEMICLNANESMLENLEIASESMRTRYPVYNGDKDHIIGFIHIKDLMRSQLTDTISVIRPILAVPDTTLISDLLKRMQRSKTQIAILIDEYGGTSGLVTLEDIMEEIVGEIQDEFDHERPVIEKVDEMEYSIDGLMLIEEVSERFGLEMDRADYDTIGGWLYSRVDAIPPEVGQSVEYGGYVFVIQETEHKRISRVNVIKLELLVEEEGA from the coding sequence ATGAATGGTTTCTTTGTGTCGGCGGAATTTGCGATGGTGAAAGTTCGTGGAAGCCGGATTGAGGCTTTGGTGGAAACAGGCAACAAAAATGCCATCTATGCTTCCAATATCGTACGTAATCTGGATGCATATCTATCAGCTTGCCAACTAGGTATAACTTTGGCTTCACTGGGACTCGGGTGGCTGGGAGAACCGGCAATTGCACATCTGTTAGAGCCCATGTTTACCGCATTTGGACTGGGACCAGTCTACGTTCATGGAATCTCTATTGCCATTGCATTTGTGATTATTACGATCTTGCACATTGTACTGGGAGAACTTGCTCCCAAAACGATGGCGATTCGAAAGTCTGAGACGATCACGTTGTGGTCTGCGGCTTTGCTAACGTTCTTCTACAAGTTAATGTATCCATTCATATGGGCACTGAACGGTATGGCTAACGGCTTGTTGAGACTGTTCCGAATAGCACCAGCTTCGGAGATTGACTCGGCACATAGCGAAGATGAAATACGTATTCTGATGAAAGAAAGCAATAAGAGCGGTTTAATTGACAACACTGAATTAGCACTTGTTGATAATATATTTGATTTTACGGATACAACCGCCCGTGAAATTATGATTCCGCGGACGGAAATGATCTGTCTGAATGCCAATGAGTCCATGCTGGAGAATCTGGAGATTGCCAGTGAGAGTATGCGAACAAGGTATCCGGTATATAACGGAGACAAGGATCATATTATCGGCTTTATTCACATTAAGGATCTGATGCGATCCCAACTTACGGATACCATCTCCGTAATCCGGCCCATCCTGGCTGTGCCAGATACCACGCTAATCAGTGATCTGCTCAAACGTATGCAGCGTAGCAAGACACAGATTGCGATTCTGATTGATGAATACGGGGGAACCTCCGGGCTTGTCACACTTGAAGATATCATGGAAGAGATCGTAGGCGAGATTCAGGATGAATTCGACCATGAACGTCCTGTCATTGAAAAAGTGGATGAGATGGAATACTCTATTGATGGATTGATGCTGATTGAAGAAGTCAGCGAACGATTCGGACTGGAGATGGATCGTGCCGATTACGATACCATCGGGGGCTGGCTGTACTCCAGAGTAGATGCCATTCCACCTGAGGTTGGTCAATCGGTTGAGTATGGGGGTTATGTATTTGTCATTCAAGAGACAGAGCATAAGCGGATTTCCCGAGTAAATGTGATTAAGCTGGAACTATTGGTTGAAGAAGAAGGCGCGTAG
- a CDS encoding sigma-70 family RNA polymerase sigma factor produces MNSWIEGAMKGEPEAYAQLMSQYRGMALAVAYHRLGDTFWAEDVVQEAFTEAFGNLSKLEDSEAFPGWFKVIVERQCYRWLRRKQHTMIPVQELEHVFHEEDQEHNPEKQAVQNEMHRTLRDSIAILPSSMRIAVELFYLEGYSLKEISDFLGVKVPALKKRLFDARSKLKRSMPVRDLVSVFSDLYEGGKGLLHIMNGDHAANRLRESGIQGDILVWRELYTFGPVAKEMGDTKERQNRASVLEQQLGIPQAEYLKIEELERKLNSFQQYKEIVLWFEYDLYDQTMLSYLLHYFRGQALQNTKLNLLCIDSYPEIEHFRGLGQLTSTQIERLSGSWHVIEKNELQAGAQFWQAYTSTDFRHHLDYLQADTSALPFAKATFKAHLSRLPSVSNGLGLIEQTTLETIRAGVEHPYPLFREVGDKLHILGMGDLEYWAHLKRMTEGPHALLQMSGATTFPKFMQHDEKFRDGVLSLTELGIQVLNGEVDWALLKQDEFWIGGLHNESGERAKWRWNPASKTVVEIESTS; encoded by the coding sequence TTGAATTCATGGATTGAAGGAGCGATGAAGGGCGAACCTGAAGCTTACGCACAACTGATGTCTCAATATCGCGGGATGGCTCTTGCTGTTGCCTATCACCGACTGGGGGATACATTCTGGGCTGAAGATGTCGTACAGGAGGCGTTTACTGAAGCCTTTGGCAATCTGTCCAAGTTGGAGGACTCGGAGGCTTTTCCCGGGTGGTTCAAGGTGATCGTGGAGAGGCAGTGTTATCGCTGGCTAAGACGCAAGCAACATACCATGATTCCAGTTCAGGAGCTGGAGCATGTATTCCATGAAGAGGATCAGGAGCATAATCCGGAAAAACAAGCGGTGCAAAATGAAATGCATCGTACGCTGCGTGATTCCATTGCAATACTGCCATCATCGATGCGGATTGCTGTTGAACTGTTTTATTTGGAAGGATACTCGCTCAAGGAAATATCGGATTTCCTCGGGGTGAAGGTACCTGCATTAAAGAAAAGACTGTTCGATGCCCGATCCAAACTCAAGCGCTCTATGCCAGTAAGGGATTTGGTCTCTGTATTCAGTGACTTGTATGAAGGGGGAAAAGGATTGTTACACATTATGAATGGGGATCACGCTGCCAATCGTTTAAGAGAAAGTGGAATTCAGGGAGACATCCTGGTATGGAGAGAGTTGTACACGTTCGGCCCGGTAGCCAAAGAGATGGGAGATACGAAGGAGCGGCAGAATCGGGCATCCGTGTTAGAGCAGCAGTTGGGCATTCCACAGGCGGAATACTTGAAGATTGAGGAACTGGAACGCAAGTTGAATTCGTTTCAACAATACAAGGAAATTGTTTTATGGTTCGAATACGATCTCTATGATCAGACGATGTTATCTTATCTATTGCATTATTTCAGAGGACAAGCACTCCAGAATACGAAACTGAATCTGCTCTGTATTGACTCGTATCCAGAGATCGAGCATTTTAGAGGACTGGGACAGCTTACCTCCACACAGATTGAACGTCTGTCCGGCAGTTGGCATGTGATTGAGAAAAACGAGTTACAAGCCGGTGCACAGTTCTGGCAAGCCTATACGTCGACTGATTTCCGGCATCATCTGGATTACTTACAGGCAGATACTTCTGCTCTACCCTTTGCGAAAGCTACCTTTAAGGCACATTTGTCCCGTCTGCCATCTGTATCCAACGGTCTGGGACTCATTGAGCAGACAACACTGGAGACTATTAGAGCAGGTGTGGAACATCCGTATCCATTATTTCGCGAGGTAGGAGACAAGCTGCATATTCTCGGGATGGGTGATCTTGAATACTGGGCACATCTGAAGCGGATGACAGAAGGACCTCATGCCCTTCTTCAGATGAGCGGTGCAACCACTTTCCCTAAATTCATGCAGCATGATGAAAAATTCCGTGACGGAGTACTGTCGCTAACGGAACTCGGAATTCAGGTGTTGAATGGAGAAGTCGATTGGGCACTGCTGAAGCAGGATGAATTCTGGATCGGTGGGCTGCATAACGAAAGCGGGGAACGAGCGAAGTGGCGCTGGAATCCCGCTTCGAAAACCGTAGTGGAGATTGAGTCGACATCGTAA
- the gerQ gene encoding spore coat protein GerQ, with the protein MMGQQANSQVQGTSYKIGNGMPAMSPTPGMVSPSSTSVPPLVSSGSPMTPTGAVITTTAPQFEQSYIENILRLNLGKFGTFYMTYEGNKEWNARIFQGIIEAAGRDHIIISDPKTGRRIMLLMVNFDYATFDEPLLYQYPGVVGNYPQAPSR; encoded by the coding sequence GTGATGGGTCAACAAGCCAATTCTCAGGTTCAAGGTACGTCTTACAAAATCGGTAACGGAATGCCTGCCATGTCACCAACGCCAGGGATGGTATCACCAAGCTCCACAAGTGTACCGCCACTCGTATCCAGTGGTAGCCCAATGACACCAACGGGTGCAGTGATTACAACAACAGCTCCACAGTTTGAGCAGTCATACATTGAGAATATTTTACGTTTGAATCTCGGGAAATTCGGTACATTCTACATGACATATGAAGGCAACAAAGAATGGAACGCTCGCATATTCCAAGGTATCATTGAAGCAGCGGGCCGTGACCATATTATCATCAGTGACCCGAAGACAGGAAGACGGATTATGCTGTTGATGGTCAACTTCGACTATGCTACATTTGATGAGCCGTTGTTGTATCAATATCCGGGCGTGGTAGGCAATTACCCGCAAGCTCCAAGCAGATAA
- a CDS encoding cell wall hydrolase, with translation MAVIKANSEDVKLLARLMRAEAEGDGEQGMLLVGNVGVNRVLVDCLDFKDIRDINRMVFQNPGGYESTQKGYFYQRARQSEIRLAQRVINGERIWPASNSLWFFRPVGDCPPTWYDQQNTGRFKAHCFFSPTGDDCPEVY, from the coding sequence ATGGCTGTTATTAAAGCCAACTCAGAGGACGTCAAGCTGCTGGCTAGGCTCATGAGGGCAGAGGCTGAAGGTGACGGCGAACAGGGCATGTTGCTTGTGGGCAATGTAGGTGTGAACCGGGTGCTAGTGGATTGTCTGGACTTTAAGGATATTCGCGATATCAATCGTATGGTATTCCAGAATCCAGGAGGCTACGAGTCAACACAGAAGGGGTACTTTTACCAACGGGCAAGACAGTCCGAGATTCGTCTCGCACAACGGGTGATCAATGGAGAGCGCATCTGGCCAGCGAGCAATTCATTGTGGTTTTTCCGACCTGTGGGCGACTGCCCACCAACGTGGTATGACCAGCAAAATACAGGACGTTTCAAAGCGCATTGTTTCTTCAGTCCGACAGGCGATGACTGTCCGGAAGTATATTAA
- a CDS encoding glucose 1-dehydrogenase — protein MSFTDQVVVVTGAAQGIGRSVAEAYAVAGAKVVLADYKEAEGAAAAASIRNEGGEAIFVQCDVRSEQDITNLFRTTVEEFKQIDVLVNNAGLAKWKSPYELTLEEWDDVLNTNVRSCFLASREAAKHMKSNEHGGAIINMASTRALMSEPDTEAYAASKGAIVALTHALAVSLGKDQIRVNCISPGWIETGDVEKLKKEDHEQHPSGRVGVPSDISRACLYLSDPSNTFVTGTNLVIDGGMTRKMIYED, from the coding sequence ATGTCATTTACAGATCAGGTCGTTGTTGTAACCGGGGCCGCTCAGGGAATAGGACGAAGTGTGGCCGAGGCTTATGCAGTCGCTGGAGCCAAAGTTGTACTTGCCGACTACAAGGAAGCAGAAGGGGCGGCAGCTGCAGCTTCCATTCGTAATGAAGGCGGAGAAGCCATTTTTGTTCAATGTGATGTTCGGAGCGAGCAGGATATTACAAATCTTTTTCGCACAACCGTGGAAGAATTCAAGCAAATCGATGTTCTGGTGAATAACGCAGGGCTTGCAAAATGGAAGTCCCCCTATGAATTAACGCTGGAAGAATGGGACGATGTGCTCAATACCAATGTGAGAAGTTGCTTTTTGGCGAGTCGGGAAGCAGCCAAACATATGAAAAGCAATGAACATGGAGGTGCCATTATCAACATGGCTTCTACTCGTGCGCTGATGTCTGAGCCGGATACCGAAGCCTATGCTGCCTCCAAAGGGGCAATTGTGGCTCTGACCCATGCGCTGGCGGTCTCACTGGGCAAGGACCAAATTCGGGTCAATTGTATCAGTCCGGGATGGATTGAGACAGGTGACGTGGAGAAACTGAAAAAGGAGGATCATGAACAGCATCCCTCCGGTCGTGTGGGTGTTCCTTCGGATATCTCCCGTGCTTGTTTATATTTGTCTGATCCAAGCAATACCTTTGTCACAGGGACCAACCTCGTTATTGATGGAGGCATGACCCGAAAAATGATATATGAGGACTAG